In Eucalyptus grandis isolate ANBG69807.140 chromosome 4, ASM1654582v1, whole genome shotgun sequence, the following proteins share a genomic window:
- the LOC120292646 gene encoding disease resistance protein RML1B-like, translated as MRKPWQYFRDIREFQKFVFRPFVLTKTSRRGNSQPRQFETLPFLRFLAVYGAKLIGDSEGLLPNLRWLVWKGCPAFVATSFCLEKLVILDLSRSDISDFWEGWSHLKVAEQLKVLDLTYCRCLNIIPDLSAFENLEILILEGCNKLEQIPHSIGKAKGLIFLNLQGCEKLQGLPQEMGNLEQLGRSLT; from the exons ATGAGGAAGCCTTGGCAGTACTTCAGAGATATAAG GGAATTCCAAAAGTTCGTATTCAGGCCCTTTGTCTTGACGAAGACAAGTCGCAGAGGAAATTCACAACCGAGGCAATTTGAGACACTACCGTTCTTAAGGTTCCTTGCGGTATATGGTGCAAAATTGATAGGAGATTCTGAAGGCTTGCTTCCTAATTTACGATGGCTTGTGTGGAAGGGATGTCCTGCATTTGTGGCTACTAGTTTTTGTTTGGAGAAACTAGTCATACTTGATTTATCAAGAAGTGACATTTCAGATTTTTGGGAAGGTTGGAGTCATCTCAAG gtgGCGGAGCAGTTGAAAGTTCTAGATCTTACTTATTGCCGTTGTTTAAATATTATTCCTGATCTCTCAGCCTTTGAAAATTTAGAGATATTAATCCTCGAAGGATGTAATAAACTGGAGCAAATTCCCCATTCTATAGGAAAAGCCAAGGGCCTCATTTTTTTGAACTTGCAAGGATGTGAGAAACTCCAAGGGCTGCCCCAAGAAATGGGCAATTTGGAACAACTGGGCCGGAGCTTAACATAA